A genomic segment from Streptomyces antibioticus encodes:
- a CDS encoding YbjN domain-containing protein, translating into MSIDPSSIPNFGGQQPEPQPQGPAGPVVPDQDLVKQLLDQMELKYVVDDEGDLAAPWEEFRTYFMFRGEGDQAVYSVRTFYDRPHKIDDKPQILEAIDDWNRRTLWPKVYTHTHDDGTVRLIGEAQLLIGAGVNIELFVSSTVSWVRAAIEFDKWLVEQLGLEQEVDNTDRPGEGEDQ; encoded by the coding sequence GTGAGCATCGACCCGTCCTCGATTCCGAACTTCGGGGGCCAGCAGCCCGAGCCGCAGCCCCAGGGACCGGCGGGCCCCGTAGTCCCGGATCAGGACCTCGTGAAGCAGCTCCTCGACCAGATGGAGCTGAAGTACGTCGTCGACGACGAGGGTGACCTCGCGGCGCCGTGGGAGGAGTTCCGTACGTACTTCATGTTCCGCGGCGAGGGTGACCAGGCGGTCTACTCGGTGCGGACGTTCTACGACCGGCCCCACAAGATCGACGACAAGCCCCAGATCCTGGAGGCGATCGACGACTGGAACCGCCGCACCCTGTGGCCCAAGGTCTACACGCACACCCACGACGACGGCACGGTCCGTCTCATCGGCGAGGCACAGCTCCTCATCGGCGCCGGGGTGAACATCGAGCTGTTCGTCTCCTCCACCGTGAGCTGGGTCCGCGCGGCCATCGAGTTCGACAAGTGGCTCGTGGAACAGCTCGGCCTGGAGCAGGAGGTCGACAACACAGACCGTCCTGGGGAGGGCGAGGACCAGTAG